The following coding sequences are from one Natrarchaeobaculum sulfurireducens window:
- a CDS encoding 30S ribosomal protein S14, which produces MTTEASTESTDESTDGTNANGDRTGNQRVCRDTGREQGLIGKYDIWLCRQSFREMARDMGFRKYD; this is translated from the coding sequence ATGACGACTGAAGCGTCGACCGAATCGACAGACGAATCGACCGACGGCACGAACGCGAACGGCGACCGGACCGGAAACCAGCGCGTCTGCAGAGACACCGGTCGCGAACAGGGCTTGATCGGCAAATACGATATCTGGCTGTGTCGGCAGTCGTTCCGAGAGATGGCCCGCGACATGGGCTTTCGAAAGTACGACTGA
- a CDS encoding DUF7504 family protein produces MGLYGIKFGESYTQMTTETTASTTVAILAGDRSLERWRELLAAGDELEVVQLSRPVDWKETAPSVDCLIATLETLESEAFDTVRRLHEVDETTPVVIIAPPEADQSVAAALDAGVQYCVITSSLEDTRPLLRGRIDQLVGRSGESPTDGPAIIDAVGDAKPPSVVARDSSDGATTPSSTGHDVSTRTPPESGNVERPGGDREAAKRSGTDSELRPGPAVETEESRSIRQRLASLSKAIGSKRHQRDETDDQSLTAESESVTDQSSSNADGTPHSETANGDTSTPATCNTKRPLGSSATDTQDVEPPSLPTYHDLEGGTSVLLESDTHSNQRGTCCRDLLGHCCEPATDILLIRYTPIRRSDLETLVASANRVGLIAVGYRQPFSEEIRDSVEYLEVSNPNDVTRVGILTTKLVDEWESSQPVDVGTAVCLDSLNILLQYKDRFGAFRFLHLLLSKLESIDAVTHVHVDLSAQNSQDILTLASLFDIEVAIEPTRP; encoded by the coding sequence TTGGGTCTGTACGGTATAAAGTTTGGTGAAAGTTACACACAGATGACAACCGAGACGACGGCGTCAACGACGGTGGCAATCCTCGCCGGAGATAGATCTCTTGAGCGGTGGAGAGAGCTACTGGCTGCAGGTGACGAACTCGAGGTCGTACAATTGTCCCGTCCAGTTGATTGGAAAGAAACAGCACCATCAGTCGACTGTCTCATCGCCACGCTCGAGACGCTCGAGTCGGAGGCGTTCGATACCGTTCGTCGCCTTCATGAGGTTGATGAGACGACACCAGTAGTCATCATTGCACCACCGGAAGCTGACCAATCCGTCGCCGCAGCTCTTGACGCTGGCGTCCAGTACTGTGTAATCACGTCATCGCTCGAAGACACACGTCCGTTGCTCCGCGGCCGCATCGACCAGCTCGTCGGTCGGTCCGGTGAGTCACCGACGGACGGACCCGCGATTATTGACGCGGTCGGCGATGCAAAACCGCCGTCAGTTGTGGCAAGAGATAGTAGTGATGGTGCCACAACACCCTCTTCCACCGGTCACGACGTGAGCACGCGGACACCACCCGAAAGTGGCAACGTAGAACGGCCGGGTGGCGATCGAGAAGCGGCTAAACGGTCCGGTACGGACTCCGAACTTCGGCCCGGTCCTGCTGTGGAAACCGAAGAGAGTAGGTCCATCCGACAACGACTCGCTAGTCTATCGAAGGCGATCGGTTCGAAGCGCCACCAAAGAGACGAAACAGACGATCAGTCACTCACAGCCGAGTCGGAAAGCGTTACTGACCAGTCATCCTCGAACGCGGACGGCACACCACACTCAGAAACCGCGAACGGCGACACGTCGACTCCAGCAACGTGTAATACGAAGCGTCCGCTTGGCTCAAGCGCAACCGACACACAGGACGTAGAGCCCCCTTCCCTCCCGACCTACCACGACCTCGAGGGCGGAACGAGCGTTCTCCTCGAGTCAGACACCCACAGTAATCAACGAGGGACGTGCTGTAGGGATTTGCTCGGTCACTGTTGCGAGCCGGCAACCGATATCCTCCTAATCAGATACACTCCGATCCGTCGGAGTGACCTCGAAACGCTCGTCGCATCCGCCAACCGAGTTGGACTCATCGCCGTCGGGTACCGCCAGCCGTTTTCCGAAGAGATTCGCGATAGCGTTGAGTACCTCGAGGTATCGAACCCGAACGATGTCACACGAGTGGGAATCCTCACGACAAAACTGGTCGACGAGTGGGAGAGTTCACAACCGGTAGACGTCGGCACTGCTGTCTGTCTCGACTCGCTTAATATTCTCTTACAGTACAAAGACCGATTTGGAGCGTTCCGGTTCTTGCATCTGCTGTTGAGTAAATTGGAGTCTATCGATGCAGTGACACACGTTCACGTGGATCTATCAGCCCAGAACTCACAGGACATCCTGACGCTAGCCTCATTGTTCGACATCGAAGTCGCCATCGAACCGACACGGCCGTAG